A genomic stretch from Hemicordylus capensis ecotype Gifberg chromosome 5, rHemCap1.1.pri, whole genome shotgun sequence includes:
- the LOC128327457 gene encoding uncharacterized protein LOC128327457: MLTVIRNKKGPYTNFDISGRPPHFCWPPWDTLIHHFCSRPRDSPAPPFCSQPRDSPAPPFCSRPRDSPAPLFCSRPRDSPAPPFCSRPRDSPAPPFCSRPRDSPAPPFCSRPRDSPAPPFCSRPRDSPAPPFCSRPRDSPAPPFCSRPRDCPVPPFCSRPRDCPVPPFCSRPRDCPVPPFCSRPRDCPVPPFCSRPRDCPAPPSAAGPGTVPHPPSAAGPGTVPHPPSAAGPGTVPHPPSATGPGIVPYPPSTAHPGTVLHPLLQLAREHSHTPLL; the protein is encoded by the exons ATGCTGACAGTG ATCAGAAATAAGAAAGGTCCATATACTAACTTTGATATTTCAGGACGACCTCCCCACTTCTGCTGGCCGCCCTGGGACACTCTCATACACcacttctgcagccggccccgggacagccccgcaccccccttctgcagccagccccgggacagccccgcaccccccttctgcagccggccccgggacagtcccgcacccctcttctgcagccggccccgggacagtcccgcaccccccttctgcagccggccccgggacagtcccgcaccccccttctgcagccggccccgggacagtcccgcaccccccttctgcagccggccccgggacagtcccgcaccccccttctgcagccggccccgggacagtcccgcaccccccttctgcagccggccccgggacagtcccgcaccccccttctgcagccggccccgggactgtcccgtaccccccttctgcagccggccccgggactgtcccgtaccccccttctgcagccggccccgggactgtcccgtaccccccttctgcagccggccccgggactgtcccgtaccccccttctgcagccggccccgggactgtcccgcacccccttctgcagccggccccgggactgtcccgcaccccccttctgcagccggccccgggactgtcccgcaccccccttctgcagccggccctgggactgtcccgcaccctcCTTCTGCAACTGGCCCCGGGATTGTTCCATACCCCCCTTCTACAGCCCATCCTGGGACAGTCCTGCACCCCCTTCTGCAGCTGGCCCGGGAACACTCCCACACACCCCTTCTGTAG